The following are encoded together in the Cervus elaphus chromosome 23, mCerEla1.1, whole genome shotgun sequence genome:
- the SUV39H2 gene encoding histone-lysine N-methyltransferase SUV39H2 isoform X4: protein MEYYLVKWKGWPDSTNTWEPLQNLKCPLLLQQFSNDKHNYLSQVKKGKAITLKENHRALKPAVAEYIVKKAKQRIALQRWQDELNRRKTHKGMIFVENTVDLEGPPSDFYYINEYKPAPGISLVNEATFGCSCRDCFFEKCCPAEAGVLLAYNKNQQIKIPPGTPIYECNSRCQCGPDCPNRIVQKGTQYSLCIFRTSNGCGWGVKTLVKIKRMSFVMEYVGEVITSEEAERRGQLYDNKGITYLFDLDYESDEFTVDAARYGNVSHFVNHSCDPNLQVFNVFIDNLDTRLPRIALFSTRTINAGEELTFDYQMKGSGDVSSDSIDHSPAKKRARTVCKCGAVTCRGYLN, encoded by the exons ATGGAATATTATCTTGTAAAATGGAAAGGATGGCCAGATTCTACAAATACTTGGGAACCTTTGCAAAATCTCAAGTGCCCATTACTACTTCAGCAGTTCTCTAATGACAAGCATAATTATTTATCTCAGGTAAAGAAAGGCAAAGCAATAACTCTCAAAGAAAATCACAGAGCCTTGAAACCTGCTGTTGCTGAATACATTGTGAAGAAGGCTAAGCAAAGGATAGCCCTGCAGAGGTGGCAGGATGAACTCAACAGAAGGAAGACTCACAAAGGAATGATTTTTGTCGAAAATACTGTGGACTTAGAGGGGCCCCCTTCAGACTTCTACTACATTAATGAATACAAACCAGCTCCTGGAATCAGCTTAGTAAATGAAGCTACCTTTGGTTGTTCATGCAGAGAttgcttctttgaaaaatgttgtCCTGCTGAAGCTGGAGTTCTTTTGGCTTataataaaaatcaacaaattaaaaTCCCACCTGGCACCCCCATTTACGAGTGCAACTCGAGGTGTCAGTGTGGGCCCGATTGTCCCAACAGGATCGTACAGAAGGGCACACAGTATTCCCTTTGCATCTTTCGAACGAGCAATGGCTGTGGCTGGGGCGTAAAAACCcttgtgaagattaaaagaaTGAGTTTTGTCATGGAATATGTTGGAGAG gtaaTCACCAGTGAGGAAGCCGAGAGACGTGGGCAGTTGTATGACAACAAAGGAATCACATATCTCTTTGATCTGGACTATGAATCTGATGAATTCACAGTGGATGCAGCTCGATACGGAAATGTGTCTCATTTTGTGAATCACAGT TGTGACCCAAACCTTCAGGTGTTCAATGTTTTCATTGATAACCTCGATACCCGTCTTCCCCGAATAGCATTATTTTCCACGAGAACTATCAATGCTGGAGAAGAGCTCACTTTTGATTATCAAATGAAAG GTTCTGGAGATGTATCTTCAGATTCTATTGACCACAGCCCAGCCAAAAAGAGAGCCAGAACTGTGTGCAAATGTGGAGCTGTGACTTGCAGAGGTTACCTCAACTGA